In Paenibacillus xylanilyticus, the genomic window CTTGGTGCATACGTGCATACACAAAAAGGCGTTCAATTTTGAGACTTACCTCATCTTCGAGTTCAAAACATGCCTTAAGCGATTCCGGCTTGTTCAGCTTACCTTGAAACTCGGAGGCTTTCTTGGTCAGAGACGTTACTTCTTCGTATTCCTGATCCCAGGCTTTCTGATCGGCGAACAAATCTTCGAGTTTCCACGTATGTTCAGTTGGCACCTCGGAACGTTTCAATAATTGACTCATGGGAATCCTCCTTTGATGAAGTTGATGTATAGACCAATCTGCTCCCGTCTCGCTCGCTTGTGCGGAGAGAGACGAAGGAATCAGACTGAGTACTAGTATGACAAACAGTGATTTTCGATATTTCAACGGCCTTCCTCCTGACTATACGAGCAGTTCGGTATAGTATGGCCTCGGGCCTGTTGAAATATTTGAGAACACTAGGCTCCCATATTGGCCAGGAAATAGACGATCAGGAAAAAAGCAAAACAAATCAGCAACGTGGCTATTAGGGCCATTCCCCGTCGCAGCCGATCCGGGATGGAACTGCGCCCCAGAATAAGCACAACTCCCAGTGAAAAGGCAAGGATAATGAAAATGACAACATTGCTTGAGTCAAGCGTCATTCATTACACCTCTTTGAAAGCAGCCATCAGCTGACGCCATTCATCCTCGCGGTTCTCGAAATCGGCTTTTGGAAAACGGCGCTCAGCCCAGTGCATCAAGGCAGGACGGCTGAGAAATGTATGGCATTCTTCGCCCCATTCCTCTGAAATTTCACGGAGTACGAGGTATTTACCTTGTACTTCTACCGTCATCATATTCCACTTGTCTCTTTTGTATATTTCATGTTTTTTAATCATAGATAGTCTCCAAACTTACGGTTTTGGTAAAATGATACCGTACCCTACGTTTCAAAGCAAATTTTTTCCGCATTTATTGAAAAGATAAATTGCAAAGTGGAATGTCATACAGTATAATGAGGGTATTCGCCATAGATGGCGATATTTTTAGGAGGTTGTTCATTTGAAAGGTACAGTTAAATGGTTTAACGCAGAAAAAGGCTATGGCTTTATTTCAGTTGAAGGCGGCGAGGACGTATTCGTACATTTCTCCGCAATCCAAGGCGACGGCTTTAAAACATTGGAAGAAGGTCAAGCGGTAGAATTCGAAATCACTGATGGAAACCGTGGTCCTCAAGCAGCTAACGTAATTAAATTGTAAGATTTTTCCGTTCAACGGATTTCTTATAAATGATTGGCTTCTAGCTGAATATAAAGAACCCAAGCACAGTCCCCCTACGGAGACTGTGCTTTTTTGTGTTCATTTTATAAAAAGAGAGTAAGGTATGCTCATTATGCACGTTTGGTCATGCTGGATAACAGCTTCAGGATGAAACCAAGAAGTGCAGCGAGTGAGAAGGCCATGGCCGTAAGGTAGAAGACCTGTCTGCCTGCATGATCTAATATCAACCCGCCAAAGGTTCCGCTCAGCAGACCTGAGGCACTTGACCATACGATGGTGAACAGGGCCATACCTGTCGCACGATACGCATCGGGTACAAGGCGGGTAATATAGCGGACCGCTGTTACGTAGAAAATGCCAAAGGTGACGCTATGCATGGTTTGAATGGCGACAACAGCCGCTGGTGTATCCGATACAGACATCAGAAATAAACGAAGGGTGTACATAAGTGCAGCAAAGGTGAGTAAAGGAAGCTCCTTATACCGATTGCCATACTTGCTGAGCAGCAGGAATATAGGAATCTCGCTCACGGAAGAGATGAGCAGCGACCAGCCGATCAGGCCTTCACTGGCACCGAGATCCTTCAGCGTGATGGTGAGAAAAGCTTCGTTCATCCGATGCCCTAATGCGAGTAGGAAGACACATCCGAAAAAGCTCAGCACATCTTTGCGTTTCAGGATTGCCCAGAGCCCGGAGAGATCCATTTTACTGCTGCTTCCAGAGGGTTCATTCTGATCCTGCAACCGGAAACCGATCAGAAGTGTAATGGCCGCAAGTGTAACACACACCCACATCGTCCACCCGGGTCCAAAAGAACCAAGAAAATACCCAATGCTTAATGCAAAAAAAGCATAGCCGATGGAGCCGAAAACTCGAATGGACGTGAAATTTCGACCGTATTTGCTTGCGGTGGTAATCGCCATTGTATCGGCAAGCGGGTAGACCGGGTAGTAGAAAAAGTAAAATAACGTCACCAAGATAAATACTTGGCCAAAGGACGTCGCATTGGCGAGCATGACGCCTGTAATTAATTGTCCGCCGAGCAGAATGATCATGACTTTGCGAACCGTCTTGTAGCGGTCACTGGCCATGCTCCAGAACATGTTGGAGAAAACGGAGACAAGTGGACCGATACCGTACAAGTAGCCAATCTCGGCCCGGCTGAATCCCAGATGACTGAAGTAGAGCTGGAGATAGGATACGACGAGCACGGTCGAACCGAAGATTGTAAACATAAGTGCCCGCAGCCAGTTTTGATCCGGGCGAGCGTTGTGACTTAATTTCATGTTGAGAGACTCCATTCTTTATTACATTTCAGTATTTAGCCTTTAAGTGAAGATGACTTGCGGGACGGTGGAGCAGACATCGAAGGTTCCTTCTGCGTGCGCCGGATGACAAGCCATACAATGATCAGTTCTGCCAGCAGACCGAGTGACTGGGCGACCGCACCAATCATGCCGTTCCAAGCCGGGAAGATACTAACCAGAATGAGCAGGACGATCACGGTACAGATGGCATTGGCTGACTGGGAGCGGAACATCGTTTTGGTCTGTCCCCGCAGCAGGATTAGCCCATTGCTGAAATCAAGAAAAGGCGAAATCAGCGGAAATAGCACAAAGGCCCGCAGCGTCCACAAACTTTGCTGCAGCAGGTTTCCTTGAACACTCATTACATTTTCCAGTACCCATGGACCTAGAGGTGTATAGGCTATGGCTGCTGTCATGGCAAACGGAATAAATCCGGTCACCAGTGCGAATTTTTTCACCAGTTTGGCATCAATCTCATAGAAATTAAGCACAATTTGATGGATGTAGGTGAAAAAGCTTAACATGAGCTGCATCAAACTGCTGGCTACGGCAAAAGAAGAAATAGCCAGCGCAATACCTGTCGTTTTGCCAAGGACGATATTAATGACAGGTCCGATGAACAAGGCGACAAAACTGGATAACAGCAGCGGTTTGTAGAAGCGGAAAACGTCTCCTTTGTTTTCGACAGGATGATCCTCCAGCTTGGCTGGCATGCCCCGCTTGATGCTGTTTCCCTCAAGAAAACTGACGAGCGCTTCAATCATCATACCTGCCGCAAAAATGATAGCGCCTACACGACCACTGTTAATACTGTCTGTATAGATGAAATACAAGGATAGGCCATACATGCCTCCAAGACGGAATAACATGCCTATCGTCAGCCACTTGGTCCGATTATTCGTAATGATAATGCCTTGATAGATATTGCGAATGACCGAGAAGATACTGACGTACATCAGGATTTCGTAGACATCGATTACTTTGGACAATAAATCGGGACTCACGCCGAACAGATATTTGAAAACCACTGTACCAATGGGAGAGTATACGATAAGGAATCCGATCAGCAGTACGCAGGCAAGAAATATTTTGGTGACGAAAGTGAGGGCCTGAAAGGACAAACGGTCCCGTACCAGCGCAGAACAGGTTTGCCGCAGCAGTGTGGAGGGGCGTTCCGTAAGGGTCAGCAGGCTGCCTGCAATAGCGTAGCTGGCTATGACCGTCTCCGGATGGGCGGATCTGGCGAGTGTACTATTAATAATTACGTGAGAAATGGTAACCAAAGAGGCGGATATGCCTAGCGGTACAAAAAAAGCAAATAACCGTCTCCACGAGAGAGGCTCACTTGACATCATGTCAACGACTCCTTTGATGGATGAAATATGCTTAGTATATCACAAAGGCTAGTTGGCGGAAGCGATTTTTTCCCGTGATTATGCGGTAGATCATTTGTACAATTAAGGGGTTCATATTATAATGGGATTGGTTAAAAATCGCTCTAATACGTATTCAACCAAGTGGAGGCACATTTATTTTGAGCCAATCTAATCAAACTCGACATCAATATCCGCGGGGACCGCTGGAATTGATGAGAAGGGTGTACAAGTACACCATTCCGGAAACGCGGAAAGAACTGGCTGAGTGGAGAGCTAAGGCTGAGAAAATTCCGAATGAGGAATTGCGCAATCAGGCACTCGCTAGTCTCAAGGACAAACAGTTTCACTGTGAAGGTGGAACGGTTTATGCCTTGCCCGATATGCCGCAGAGGCACATCTTGATTCCGCTCATCGTTTCTTATCAAACCATTAGTGATTATTTGGACAATCTGTGCGACCGCAGCACATCGATGGACCCGAATGATTTTCGGCTTCTCCATCAATCCATGCTTGATGCGGTAGATCCCGAAGCAACACCGGTCAATTATTATGCGCTCCGTGAGGAGCAGGACGACGGTGGATACTTACGGAATCTGGTGACGACATGTCAGGAGCTCACACGTCAGCTGCCTGGATATGCGTCCGCCAAGCCTCAAATTCAGGATCTGGCAGGCCTATACACGGACCTGCAGGTATATAAGCACATCAAACCGGAACTGAGAGAAACGGCATTGCTTGAGTGGTGGGCAGAGCATCGCCACCGTACACCTCAGTTCCGTTGGAACGAATTTGCCGCCGCTACCGGCTCTACGCTGGGCGTATTCATGCTGTTTCTGGCTGCGAGTGATGATCAGCTGACTGAAGAGCAGGCGGCCTCAATCCATACTGCCTATTTTCCGCATGTATGCGCATTGCACATTATGCTCGATTATTTAATCGATCAGGATGAAGATCGTATCGGTGGAGATCTCAACTTCTGCAATTATTACGAAAATGTGGAGACGATGCTAGACCGCATTGCTTTTATTGTGGAGATGGCCCGCAGTGATGTGCAGAATATTCCGGGAAGTGCTTTTCACCGGATGATTATCGAAGGACTGCTTGCCATTTACCTGTCTGATCCCAAAGTCAGCGAACAGCAGGAAGTTCGCGCCATATCCAAGCGTTTGATGAAGAAGAGTCCAATGACCAGAGTTTTTTTCTTTATCTTCAGTCGCTGGATTCGCAAGCATATGTAAGTCAGGCGCTTTGTTGCGGAAGCCTGAAGTGAAACTAGAGGAGGAAGAAACATCATGACAGCAGTAAAAAAAATCGCAGTTTTAACGAGCGGTGGTGACTCACAAGGAATGAACGCGGCTGTTCGTGCGGTGGTTCGCAGCGGATTGTTCCACGGTCTCGAAGTATACGGTGTTCAACGTGGGTACCAAGGTCTGTTGAACAACGATATATTCCCAATGGATCTGCGTAGTGTAGGTGACATCATTCAGCGCGGGGGAACAGTTCTGCAATCCGCCCGTTGCAAAGAGTTCTATACTGCCGAAGGTCAGCAAAAGGGGGCTGACATCCTGCGTGCACGCGGCATCGATGGTCTGGTTGTAATCGGTGGGGACGGCTCTTACAATGGTGCTAACAAACTGAGTAAACTCGGCATCAATACAATGGGTCTTCCGGGAACCATCGACAACGATATCTCGTTTACGGATTACACGATCGGATTCGATACAGCCGTAAGCGTGGTGGTAGATGCAGTCAACAAACTGCGTGATACCATGTCTTCCCACGAACGTTCTTCCATCGTTGAAGTTATGGGCCGCCACTGTGGTGATATTGCGCTTCATGCCGGACTGGCTTCGGGTGCAGAAACGATTCTGGTGCCTGAAGTTCCATTTGATATGGATGAAGTGGCTGACCGGATGAAAGCCAACTTCGCACATGGCAAACGCCACAGTATCATTATCGTTGCCGAAGGCGTTGGCAAGGGTGAAGATGTGGCCAAAGAACTGATGGAACGCTGCCCGACATATGAGCCGCGTGTAACAGTACTGGGTCACATTCAACGTGGTGGTACGCCAACTCCGTTTGACCGTAACCTTGCCAGCCGTCTGGGAGACTTTGCTGTGCGCAGCCTGATCGCGGGAGAGACCGACAAGGGATGTGGCATTATCAAAGGTGAGCTTGTTCTGACAGACATCGATAAAGTCGTTAATACCAAAAAGGATTTCGATATGAACACTTACGAGCTTGCACAACGTTTATCTCAATAAACAACAAGCAAAAGAGCACAGCGCCGTCTACACGGGCTGTGCTCTTTTTTTGTATGACTCAACATGATGATCTGTTTAGGTTATATCGATCGGTTTATCGGGATTGCTCGATCATGCGAACGGCCGCTTTTCGCTGAACCAGGAATAGCCTCCATAGAAGTGCTGCAGCACCAACCGCGAGCCCGGCAATCAAGCCGATCCAGTATCCAAAAGCGCCAAGCGCTGTATACGTAGCTGTAATATATCCCACTGGAAGACCGATGATCCAATAAGCCACAAACGTAATGATCAGTGCAGGATTAACGTCTTTGTATCCCCGAAGAGCACCCTGAGTCGGTGTTGCAATGGCATCTGAAATTTGAAAGAAGATGGCATAAATCAGGAAGTGCTGAGTCAACGCTATGACCTCTTGCTCGTTTGAATACAGCCCTGCAATTTGTCCCCCGAACACGAGCAATACGACTGCAGTGAGCAGCGAGAGTACAATAGCTCCACCGATGCCGAGCAAGCTGTACTGTTTGGCATCTTTCAAACGTCCTGCACCCGCCTCATAACCGACCAGAATGGTGAGGGCCATACATATGCTCACTGGCAGCATGTACAGCGTAGAGGCGAAATTAAGAGCAGCCTGATGCGCAGCAATCGTGATGGTATCAAATCGGCTCATCATTAATGTGACAGCTGCAAAGATTGACGTTTCAAAAAAAGTAGCGAACCCGATGGGTACCCCGATTTTGAGCAATTCTTTCCATTTGCCCAGTGATATGCCGGAGAGACGGCGGAACACGCCATACTGGGCGAAGGGTTCAATCCGGTGAACAAAGAAGATGCTGATCAAAAAAATGATCCAGTATGTACACGCGGTAGCAACCCCTGCACCCACACCTCCGAGCTGGGGGAAGCCCCAACGTCCAAAGATGAGCAGATAATTCAGCAAAATATTAACCGGAAGAGACACTAAAGTAATAAACATGGTTATTCGTGTCTGTCCAAGTGCATCCATGAAACTGCGCAGCACGGTATATCCGAACAGTGGAATGATGCCAAAAGCCAGTGCGCTCAAGAAATAAAGAGCTACCCGGGCAACCCGTGGCTCCAAGGGCATCCCATTGAGAATGGGAGTAAGTACTACAGCTCCGATGGCCAGAACGGCTAGGCTCACCGCGATGCCCAGATAGAGTGCCTGGATCACACTGTGGCCGATCTGATCATTGCGCTTGGAACCCAGCAGGTGGGATACCACGGGGGTGATTCCGATTAGAATACCGCTAAGCCCGGTTTGTACCGGCATCCACAGACTCGTACCAATAGCTACACCAGCCAGATCCGCTGGGGAAAACTTGCCTGACATATTGGTATCGAAGAAAGACATGGCAGACAGCGCAATTTGTGTTGTGAATATCGGTAGAAATATGATCAGGAATTGCTTTACTTTTTGCGAAAAACGGGTGGTAGTCATGTTCACTTGAAGTGCCTCGCTATTCATATAAGAATGATCATCAAACTATATACAACAGCTATTCATTGTAGTGGATTTTGCTGAATTTGAACAGGGAAAGGCCGGAATTACGTGGCAACATAATAAAAACCCCGATCCGCGTGAGCGGAACGGGGAGATGATAGGTAGGGGAAGAGTGCTTCATTTATAGTTCACACCTGAGGTATAACGATTGGATGCATTCCAGAGCAGATACTCATCCACATCCATGTCTTTCATTGCGCGAATCTGGTCTTCAACCTGCTTTTTGCCGTATTTGATGTAGTGTCCACTGCCGAGCCAGCTGGCCGTAAAGTCCTGAATCCAAGGGCGGATTACCGGCTTGAGATCCTTGATTGGGTCGAGTTTCTTATGTGTATCCTCCATGGAGCCTTTGATCGTTGTGTAAGGGTCCTTGTCAGGATCCTTTACGCCATACCATCCGGTAGAGTAGTGACTTGGATAGACCATCGGTGAGATCACGTCCACATTTTCGGAGATTTTAACAAAGTCCTGACCGATTCCTTCTGCAGCGGGTACTGAGGCTGCATAGCCGAAAATATCAACTGAAACCCGGACACCCAGAGGCGCGAGCTCCTTGCGGGCGTATTGAACAAATTCCGCAACAACATCGACCCGTGATTTGTCGGTTTTGGTGTATTTTAATATATCCGCACGGTTCTCGAAACCTTCTGGGAAACGCACATAGTCAAATTGAATTTCCTTGAATCCAAGCTTGGCGGCTTCCTTGGCGATTTCAATATTATAGTCCCAAACTTCCTTGCTGTAAGGATTCACGAAACTGTCGCCTTTGCCATTGGCCCATACCGATCCATCCTTGTTTCTGAAGGAAAGCTCCGGATTTTTTTTGGCAAGAATCGTATCTTTGAATACAACGACCCGTGCAATCGGGTAGACCTCATGTTTTTGCAGTCGTTTCATCAAGGCTTCAATATCCCGGATAAACGGTTGGGATTTGCCCATTTTCTGTAGCGATTGGTTCTCTGTAGGGTAGGTTATGTATCCGAGGTCGTCCTTGATATCAATGACCATGGAGTTAAGCTCTGTGTTGTCAATCAGATCGAGCAACTCCTTCATCCGGGCTCCTCCGGCACTGTAAGC contains:
- a CDS encoding cold shock domain-containing protein; this encodes MKGTVKWFNAEKGYGFISVEGGEDVFVHFSAIQGDGFKTLEEGQAVEFEITDGNRGPQAANVIKL
- a CDS encoding MFS transporter, coding for MKLSHNARPDQNWLRALMFTIFGSTVLVVSYLQLYFSHLGFSRAEIGYLYGIGPLVSVFSNMFWSMASDRYKTVRKVMIILLGGQLITGVMLANATSFGQVFILVTLFYFFYYPVYPLADTMAITTASKYGRNFTSIRVFGSIGYAFFALSIGYFLGSFGPGWTMWVCVTLAAITLLIGFRLQDQNEPSGSSSKMDLSGLWAILKRKDVLSFFGCVFLLALGHRMNEAFLTITLKDLGASEGLIGWSLLISSVSEIPIFLLLSKYGNRYKELPLLTFAALMYTLRLFLMSVSDTPAAVVAIQTMHSVTFGIFYVTAVRYITRLVPDAYRATGMALFTIVWSSASGLLSGTFGGLILDHAGRQVFYLTAMAFSLAALLGFILKLLSSMTKRA
- a CDS encoding multi antimicrobial extrusion protein MatE; the protein is MMSSEPLSWRRLFAFFVPLGISASLVTISHVIINSTLARSAHPETVIASYAIAGSLLTLTERPSTLLRQTCSALVRDRLSFQALTFVTKIFLACVLLIGFLIVYSPIGTVVFKYLFGVSPDLLSKVIDVYEILMYVSIFSVIRNIYQGIIITNNRTKWLTIGMLFRLGGMYGLSLYFIYTDSINSGRVGAIIFAAGMMIEALVSFLEGNSIKRGMPAKLEDHPVENKGDVFRFYKPLLLSSFVALFIGPVINIVLGKTTGIALAISSFAVASSLMQLMLSFFTYIHQIVLNFYEIDAKLVKKFALVTGFIPFAMTAAIAYTPLGPWVLENVMSVQGNLLQQSLWTLRAFVLFPLISPFLDFSNGLILLRGQTKTMFRSQSANAICTVIVLLILVSIFPAWNGMIGAVAQSLGLLAELIIVWLVIRRTQKEPSMSAPPSRKSSSLKG
- a CDS encoding tetraprenyl-beta-curcumene synthase family protein translates to MRRVYKYTIPETRKELAEWRAKAEKIPNEELRNQALASLKDKQFHCEGGTVYALPDMPQRHILIPLIVSYQTISDYLDNLCDRSTSMDPNDFRLLHQSMLDAVDPEATPVNYYALREEQDDGGYLRNLVTTCQELTRQLPGYASAKPQIQDLAGLYTDLQVYKHIKPELRETALLEWWAEHRHRTPQFRWNEFAAATGSTLGVFMLFLAASDDQLTEEQAASIHTAYFPHVCALHIMLDYLIDQDEDRIGGDLNFCNYYENVETMLDRIAFIVEMARSDVQNIPGSAFHRMIIEGLLAIYLSDPKVSEQQEVRAISKRLMKKSPMTRVFFFIFSRWIRKHM
- the pfkA gene encoding 6-phosphofructokinase — its product is MTAVKKIAVLTSGGDSQGMNAAVRAVVRSGLFHGLEVYGVQRGYQGLLNNDIFPMDLRSVGDIIQRGGTVLQSARCKEFYTAEGQQKGADILRARGIDGLVVIGGDGSYNGANKLSKLGINTMGLPGTIDNDISFTDYTIGFDTAVSVVVDAVNKLRDTMSSHERSSIVEVMGRHCGDIALHAGLASGAETILVPEVPFDMDEVADRMKANFAHGKRHSIIIVAEGVGKGEDVAKELMERCPTYEPRVTVLGHIQRGGTPTPFDRNLASRLGDFAVRSLIAGETDKGCGIIKGELVLTDIDKVVNTKKDFDMNTYELAQRLSQ
- a CDS encoding MATE family efflux transporter, with the translated sequence MTTTRFSQKVKQFLIIFLPIFTTQIALSAMSFFDTNMSGKFSPADLAGVAIGTSLWMPVQTGLSGILIGITPVVSHLLGSKRNDQIGHSVIQALYLGIAVSLAVLAIGAVVLTPILNGMPLEPRVARVALYFLSALAFGIIPLFGYTVLRSFMDALGQTRITMFITLVSLPVNILLNYLLIFGRWGFPQLGGVGAGVATACTYWIIFLISIFFVHRIEPFAQYGVFRRLSGISLGKWKELLKIGVPIGFATFFETSIFAAVTLMMSRFDTITIAAHQAALNFASTLYMLPVSICMALTILVGYEAGAGRLKDAKQYSLLGIGGAIVLSLLTAVVLLVFGGQIAGLYSNEQEVIALTQHFLIYAIFFQISDAIATPTQGALRGYKDVNPALIITFVAYWIIGLPVGYITATYTALGAFGYWIGLIAGLAVGAAALLWRLFLVQRKAAVRMIEQSR
- a CDS encoding putative glycoside hydrolase, giving the protein MNTFWALLAMALGSFSGATATADQGNQQLQSLTNSFNTAIIQSQKDQVVIDADNPPAKIDPQPDAPVVKGIYVTAYSAGGARMKELLDLIDNTELNSMVIDIKDDLGYITYPTENQSLQKMGKSQPFIRDIEALMKRLQKHEVYPIARVVVFKDTILAKKNPELSFRNKDGSVWANGKGDSFVNPYSKEVWDYNIEIAKEAAKLGFKEIQFDYVRFPEGFENRADILKYTKTDKSRVDVVAEFVQYARKELAPLGVRVSVDIFGYAASVPAAEGIGQDFVKISENVDVISPMVYPSHYSTGWYGVKDPDKDPYTTIKGSMEDTHKKLDPIKDLKPVIRPWIQDFTASWLGSGHYIKYGKKQVEDQIRAMKDMDVDEYLLWNASNRYTSGVNYK